In Anopheles cruzii chromosome X, idAnoCruzAS_RS32_06, whole genome shotgun sequence, one genomic interval encodes:
- the LOC128268359 gene encoding mitotic checkpoint protein BUB3-like has protein sequence MARKPETQLLNAPEDVISAVKFSPKTNKFLLVSSWDTRVRLYDVVTNTVRLQFSNSSPVLDCAFLDSSKTATGGLDNLVKLYDLTAQAESMLGSHGAGVKCVEYTSLLNGILTGSWDRTVKLWDAREKECAGTYEQSNGKVYSMSCAEEKLVVATSERKVLIWDLRNMKTYVERRESSLKYQTRAVRCFPNVEGYVMSSIEGRVAVEYFDPSPEVQKKKFAFKCHRAKGNDIELIYPVNAISFHSVYNTFATGGSDGYVNIWDGFNKKRLCQFHLYDSSISSLCFSDDGSTLAIACSYMEEAEKPPEPYPEPTLYVRYVNEQETRPK, from the exons ATGGCCCGTAAACCAGAAACACAGCTCTTGAATGCCCCAGAAGATGTCATTTCTGCCGTGAAGTTTTCACCAAAAACGAATAAGTTTTTACTTGTATCGTCTTGGGATACTCGTGTGCGGTTGTACGACGTGGTTACCAACACGGTGCGGCTTCAGTTCAGCAATTCATCTCCAGTGTTGGATTGTGCCTTTTTG GACTCGTCTAAAACAGCTACCGGTGGTTTGGACAATTTGGTCAAACTGTATGATCTGACCGCGCAAGCGGAGAGCATGCTTGGCAGTCATGGGGCTGGCGTAAAGTGCGTTGAATACACCTCACTGTTGAACGGAATACTCACCGGGAGCTGGGATCGAACGGTGAAGCTTTGGGACGCACGGGAGAAGGAATGTGCTGGCACGTATGAACAAAGCAATGGCAAAGTGTACTCCATGAGTTGCGCCGAGGAAAAACTAGTCGTAGCCACGTCGGAGCGGAAAGTTCTAATCTGGGATCTGCGAAACATGAAAACCTATGTCGAACGCCGTGAGTCGTCGCTTAAGTATCAAACGCGCGCCGTGCGCTGCTTTCCGAATGTGGAAGGATATGTGATGAGTTCTATCGAAGGACGGGTCGCAGTGGAGTACTTCGATCCGAGCCCCGAAGTGCAAAAGAAGAAGTTTGCATTCAAATGCCACCGGGCGAAGGGAAATGACATAGAGCTGATTTATCCCGTAAATGCGATCAGCTTTCACAGCGTATACAATACATTCGCCACTGGCGGCTCGGACGGATACGTTAATATATGGGATGGGTTCAATAAGAAGCGACTGTGCCAGTTCCATTTGTACGATAGCTCTATCTCCAGTCTATGCTTCAGTGATGATGGTAGCACATTGGCGATCGCTTGTTCGTACATGGAAGAAGCCGAAAAGCCCCCAGAACCCTATCCAGAGCCTACTCTGTATGTGCGTTACGTTAACGAACAAGAGACTCGACCGAAGTAG
- the LOC128267275 gene encoding LOW QUALITY PROTEIN: brefeldin A-inhibited guanine nucleotide-exchange protein 3 (The sequence of the model RefSeq protein was modified relative to this genomic sequence to represent the inferred CDS: substituted 1 base at 1 genomic stop codon) has product MEELLMTIVKEATGSKLQNLKQAAQIAQEKLSRQQGLNRDHSYELRSVCFTALQMALETKRPKFVTYGLNGLHRIIRDERFFAGLEPEDDSLWLPAQLLRSTSCLSTTANEDTVVNVLRLILAMACSPTCTLNGRLLIEVLSKCGECWENGSRAVKAASLAAGSQCLRTFCAFLKDEAEEIIRLDPTGIISMSMAAAVYNEVIPVMQWLCSRLVEPSTGNPKAIETGSSSLYLMECILTLVVSLPSDVHANPHFTAFLWQKFCPTLAATMGSPGRVNKSKKFTYRDAINLIESENRGFFTRPGLDGLQARCIYLTSIQLLRIAGAQGSLRPMLEALFHRMLLLPVPSNRVEPLRYAREIFKSPERLIDLAIILYPDKTQSSSDDMALFRLVIDAMEECAVSWHNGSTSVYGALSSSVECIVALLESLKMLSSGNFDESLIDDRIAEAVNLRYSQLADADYSGPLTYQSMARLPPLYRDAVAELRQIESSSDSDADVEQTLDPDVGSIGSGDTEGPEDETPSSGDDVSSRTSQGNWLWSHVEESFGSRSDGDYDRHHAREFAVILTNVLVPSLMKLKSSIEVDEALQEFASKVCGQNCVTRLDSEYGPTMLNADGIYLATFSALLLALQLMNSGHYVGDTSKQIAIPLSEQQFVMSVQNSGILVYQSSAWLRELYQCILATNPLSSLPTSQHCALIDMLYDAGGVGPTQMLSDWLRLQSVVRIPNELTVKQQAAKKIARRLLTCCWDSMVAVLAAGLGDASGSHKARLLKLSKKTLRVKKKELQGSGETLYALSLDGLQTAATLSNVLKLQHLAGKIINLIASNVCQNAGPKIPASHALSMDVVLSGALELGSHSADCWLPVFSVCRHVTQLEHDLFSSQNSAQSVGNTSGAAQFKDAAEAAPKSDGRASKLNFSLYSVDDDETCIDVYSFLQAPSANSNINVSSILKAYTANDTVHLTQADTAKMLCALSHQADILFSEAAERLSLPAIQQFLKNLCRASREQLYKSSNSVKRGKKSWWLGRPWKMKNDSLPLSLLLHRIGDVTLKVFRGPRPLLHVLKVWAITGPHLMDAACHKDRSISKRAVEYIHDIITALLVEQTELPHFHFNEALLKPFENLLSVGKCDSDVQDQIVACLYEIVEAHRTEIRSGWRPLFGTLRTARNRPVHLANVIDIFRVFLETDNMLVFANAGLDCILCLLSYLEISGSGPMLGEQAPTDDVSVSMRSGDFLHDSLKFLERCATILDFMYNMPQCPNLHSTYKIKGITYTHIIDANIPSSMENLTFGQDYLHANNEQCMISYRSLHIDKESICKIDELDKPSGVLKVWFLLLDGLTNSLIVCPIAHQSSILQSIFKIFKSLLQSPGMVFGFYCINHLLIPMIQDWLRYVNKAQKSWVLIEKNFKHCCCMTTDLVVDFITKSHGSDSLPAERIVIGKESNKFTKSTTTGVQEQGEGRNVTVPKLAASSTLALKQLLLVLIECSTQSQEMIARVAVSCMKHIIFSAGYLFDEEQWVIIASAIHRASTVSMAPLKQLIFSFNRNSNSFYGDCANVKVAARRDSTADELQRIHSLAQQVFLMDSQRESVGLRISTAAGLQEDRSYSFLLHPLLXQPAAHSNVDCYIIRIPYRNLIVGMLTSQMLLQLIANVLLSGLSNVPSELNTCFYNNSNTETVTSPNSGARMPVSEKASKVPYLHLGQHSKEILLRALRQFLTSSIEFDTRPGLKFLIQKVSGIEYAANLYKQMNSSWIIHYMVLVDTYLNNVRVLKLDIKDVQCVLSNCCEQYPSGKCTESCVQYLLALRDLWELIADHFIHHLEHDANGRLNEHISNGVEESPHSASNDVVNAKSRKCLQQLTGITTQHESSKLLSYKGHSSSRIINAEEECVVQTLPKADNCQLSANQSHIFNMQHQPYSEHQPEQLKEFMSVYQHQLLKHENHHPKPQQQMITDAGQQQKSQQLAADKQLLPLATESAHQKPSIPVEIEEQRAHSIQRDVYYKTSALRQLIVASIELIKLLPEEQSEYLQLLLTPRIQEAFRYVEDK; this is encoded by the exons ATGGAGGAGCTACTTATGACGATAGTGAAGGAAGCCACTGGAAGCAAGcttcaaaatttaaaacagGCCGCTCAAATTGCACAAG AAAAATTATCAAGACAGCAAGGCCTCAATCGGGATCATTCCTATGAACTACGGTCAGTTTGCTTTACGGCGCTGCAGATGGCACTGGAAACGAAACGTCCAAAATTTGTCACATATGGCTTAAATGGTCTACAT CGTATCATTCGTGATGAACGTTTCTTTGCTGGACTTGAGCCAGAAGATGATTCATTGTGGCTACCGGCACAACTATTGAGGTCCACCTCTTGTCTATCGACCACTGCGAACGAAGACACTGTTGTCAATGTATTACGACTTATTCTAGCTATGGCTTGCTCACCAACGTGCACACTGAACGGTCGTCTGCTAATAGAAGTCCTGTCAAAGTGCGGCGAATGCTGGGAAAATGGTTCTCGGGCGGTAAAAGCTGCCTCGTTGGCGGCCGGAAGTCAATGCTTGCGAACATTCTGTGCATTTCTGAAAGACGAGGCAGAAGAAATCATACGACTTGATCCGACCGGTATCATTAGCATGAGCATGGCTGCAGCAGTTTACAACGAGGTAATTCCTGTAATGCAGTGGTTGTGCAGCCGGCTAGTAGAGCCTTCTACAGGCAATCCTAAGGCCATAGAGACAGGAAGCAGCTCTCTATATTTAATGGAGTGTATACTGACATTGGTAGTATCACTACCGTCGGACGTTCACGCGAATCCCCATTTCACTGCATTTCTTTGGCAAAAATTCTGCCCTACGCTTGCCGCCACGATGGGTTCGCCGGGAAGGgttaataaaagtaaaaagtttACATACCG CGATGCAATAAATTTGATCGAGAGTGAAAATCGAGGATTCTTCACGCGCCCTGGACTCGACGGGCTACAGGCACGGTGCATATATCTGACCAGCATCCAATTGCTACGAATAGCAG GTGCCCAAGGAAGTCTTCGACCAATGCTCGAGGCTTTGTTCCACCGGATGCTTCTACTGCCCGTTCCAAGCAATCGTGTTGAGCCGTTACGCTACGCGCGGGAAATATTCAAATCGCCCGAACGCTTAATCGACCTTGCCATCATTCTGTATCCCGACAAAACGCAAAGCAGTAGCGATGACATGGCACTGTTTCGATT GGTAATCGATGCTATGGAGGAGTGTGCCGTCTCATGGCACAATGGGAGTACGTCCGTGTATGGTGCTCTTAGTTCGAGTGTTGAATGCATTGTTGCATTGCTCGAAAGTCTCAAGATGCTATCGTCTGGAAACTTTGACGAATCGCTGATCGATGATCGCATCGCAGAAGCAGTCAACCTTCGTTACTCGCAGCTAGCCGATGCGGACTATAGTGGACCGCTTACATATCAGTCAATGGCCCGGTTACCTCCTCTTTATCgcgatgctgttgctgagcTGCGACAAATCGAGTCTtcctccgattccgatgcaGACGTCGAGCAGACCTTGGACCCGGATGTAGGATCTATCGGTTCGGGCGACACAGAGGGCCCGGAAGATGAAACACCCTCTTCTGGCGATGATGTTTCGTCGAGAACGAGCCAAGGCAACTGGTTGTGGTCACATGTTGAAGAGTCGTTCGGTTCCCGGTCGGACGGCGACTACGATAGGCATCATGCTCGCGAGTTTGCTGTGATCTTGACGAACGTGCTCGTGCCGAGCTTGATGAAACTTAAATCGTCGATCGAGGTGGACGAAGCGTTGCAAGAGTTTGCCTCAAAGGTGTGTGGGCAAAACTGTGTCACACGGCTCGACAGTGAGTACGGTCCAACAATGCTCAATGCGGATGGTATCTATCTTGCTACTTTTTCGGCACTACTGCTCGCGCTACAACTCATGAACAGCGGCCACTACGTGGGTGATACGAGCAAACAAATAGCAATACCATTGTCTGAACAGCAGTTTGTTATGTCGGTCCAAAACTCGGGTATTCTCGTTTACCAGTCATCTGCTTGGCTGCGAGAACTCTATCAGTGTATTTTGGCGACTAACCCGCTCAGCTCACTGCCAACATCGCAGCACTGTGCCTTGATCGACATGCTGTACGATGCGGGAGGCGTGGGGCCGACTCAGATGCTATCCGACTGGTTACGGCTCCAGTCAGTGGTGCGTATACCTAACGAGCTAACCGTCAAGCAACAGGCGGCCAAAAAAATAGCACGCCGGTTGCTGACATGCTGTTGGGACTCGATGGTAGCGGTGCTAGCGGCCGGACTTGGAGACGCAAGCGGTTCGCATAAGGCACGTCTTTTGAAGCTGTCGAAGAAAACGCTGCGCGTCAAGAAGAAGGAACTCCAGGGCTCCGGTGAGACACTGTATGCGCTCAGCCTGGACGGCCTACAAACGGCTGCTACCCTAAGTAATGTGCTGAAATTGCAACACTTGGCGGGAAAAATTATCAACTTGATCGCATCGAATGTGTGTCAGAATGCGGGACCCAAAATTCCTGCAAGTCATGCGCTATCGATGGATGTGGTGCTCTCCGGTGCTCTAGAACTTGGTTCTCATAGTGCCGACTGCTGGTTGCCAGTATTTTCCGTTTGCCGTCACGTCACCCAACTGGAGCATGACCTCTTCAGCTCCCAAAACAGTGCTCAATCCGTTGGCAATACGAGTGGTGCAGCGCAGTTTAAAGATGCGGCGGAAGCGGCGCCTAAAAGTGATGGCAGAGCGAGTAAGCTCAACTTTTCCCTGTACTCGGTAGATGATGACGAAACATG TATCGACGTGTACAGTTTTTTGCAGGCACCGAGCGCAAACTCGAACATCAATGTTAGCAGCATCCTTAAGGCATATACTGCCAACGACACGGTGCACCTGACCCAAGCGGATACGGCAAAGATGCTATGTGCACTGTCACATCAAGCTGACATCTTATTTTCCGAAGCAGCCGAACGCCTCAGTTTGCCTGCAATCCAACAGTTCCTCAAAAACCTGTGTAGGGCGTCGCGGGAGCAGTTGTACAAAAGTTCTAACTCTGTGAAGCGGGGTAAAAAATCTTGGTGGTTGGGCAGGCCTTGGAAAATGAAGAACGATTCCTTACCGTTGTCGCTGCTTCTTCACCGGATCGGCGACGTTACGCTGAAGGTATTCCGTGGACCGCGACCGTTGCTACACGTGCTGAAAGTATGGGCCATCACTGGTCCGCACCTGATGGAT GCCGCCTGTCACAAGGATCGAAGTATCTCAAAGCGAGCGGTAGAGTACATTCACGATATCATTACCGCCCTGCTAGTGGAGCAAACGGAGTTGCCCCATTTTCACTTCAACGAAGCGCTACTGAAACCGTTTGAAAATCTGTTGAGCGTCGGCAAGTGCGACAGCGACGTACAGGATCAGATCGTCGCTTGCTTGTACGAGATTGTTGAAGCGCATCGTACCGAAATACGGTCAGGCTGGAGACCACTCTTCGGTACATTACGGACCGCACGCAACCGTCCGGTTCATCTGGCGAACGTGATCGATATCTTTCGTGTGTTTCTCGAGACGGACAATATGCTCGTGTTCGCGAATGCCGGTCTCGACTGTATCCTATGTTTGCTTTCTTACTTGGAAATCTCTGGCAGTGGCCCTATGTTGGGAGAACAGGCACCTACCGATGACGTCAGTGTATCGATGCGCTCTGGCGACTTCTTGCATGATTCGCTCAAGTTTCTGGAGCGCTGTGCAACGATTCTTGACTTTATGTACAACATGCCCCAGTGCCCCAACCTGCACTCCACGTATAAGATCAAGGGCATCACCTATACCCACATCATCGACGCGAACATACCGAGCTCGATGGAGAACCTGACTTTCGGACAGGACTATTTGCACGCGAATAACGAACAGTGCATGATCAGCTACCGGTCGCTGCACATAGACAAGGAGTCTATCTGTAAGATCGACGAGCTAGACAAACCGAGTGGAGTGCTGAAGGTATGGTTTTTGTTGCTCGACGGACTCACGAATTCGCTGATTGTCTGCCCGATCGCGCACCAGTCGTCAATACTGCAGTCAATcttcaaaatattcaaatcgcTCCTGCAAAGCCCGGGGATGGTATTTGGCTTCTACTGCATCAATCACCTACTGATTCCGATGATCCAAGATTGGCTACGTTACGTGAACAAGGCGCAAAAGAGCTGGGTGCTGATTGAGAAAAATTTTAAGCATTGCTGCTGTATGACCACTGACTTGGTGGTAGACTTTATAACCAAGTCGCATGGTAGTGACTCGTTACCTGCCGAGCGTATTGTGATTGGCAAGGAGTC CAACAAGTTTACCAAATCTACCACCACTGGTGTGCAAGAGCAAGGCGAAGGAAGAAACGTTACGGTGCCGAAGCTGGCTGCTTCCAGTACGTTGGCCCTCAAGCAACTATTGCTGGTGCTCATCGAGTGTTCTACGCAATCACAGGAAATGATCGCACGCGTCGCCGTCTCTTGCATGAAACACATAATCTTTTCTGCCGGTTATTTGTTCGACGAAGAGCAGTGGGTCATAATTGCGTCGGCGATCCACCGGGCGAGCACTGTTTCGATGGCACCACTCAAGCAACtgattttttcgttcaacCGCAATTCGAACAGCTTTTACGGAGATTGCGCGAACGTAAAGGTGGCAGCTCGGCGCGACAGTACGGCTGATGAGCTCCAGCGTATCCACTCTCTGGCGCAACAGGTATTTCTAATGGACAGTCAACGAGAGTCAGTCGGTTTGCGTATTTCAACTGCCGCTGGTCTTCAAGAGGACCGATCGTACTCTTTTCTGTTGCATCCACTGCTAT GACAACCGGCCGCCCACAGTAATGTCGACTGCTATATTATTCGTATTCCCTACCGGAATTTGATTGTTGGTATGCTCACCAGTCAGATGCTGCTACAGCTGATAGCAAATGTACTACTAAGTGGTCTGTCGAACGTTCCGAGTGAGCTTAACACATGTTTctacaacaacagcaacaccgaAACTGTGACCAGCCCCAACAGTGGTGCCCGCATGCCGGTCAGTGAAAAAGCTTCGAAGGTCCCCTATTTGCATCTCGGACAGCACAGTAAGGAAATACTACTTCGAGCATTGCGCCAGTTTTTGACCAGTTCCATTGAGTTTGACACTCGCCCCGGTTTAAAGTTTCTGATCCAGAAAGTGTCCGGTATCGAGTACGCAGCTAATCTCTACAAGCAGATGAACTCTTCGTGGATTATACATTACATGGTACTAGTTGACACGTATCTGAACAATGTTCGTGTGTTGAAGCTAGACATTAAAGATGTTCAATGCGTGCTCAGCAATTGCTGCGAGCAATATCCTTCGGGCAAGTGTACCGAGAGCTGTGTGCAATATTTGCTGGCGTTGCGTGACCTGTGGGAGCTTATTGCCGACCACTTCATACATCATCTGGAGCACGATGCTAATGGGAGGTTGAACGAACACATTAGTAATGGTGTCGAAGAGAGCCCGCACAGTGCGAGTAATGATGTCGTAAACGCTAAAAGCCGCAAATGCTTACAGCAGCTAACGGGTATCACCACACAGCATGAAAGTTCAAAGCTATTGAGCTACAAAGGTCACAGCAGTAGTCGAATAATTAATGCCGAGGAAGAATGTGTCGTCCAAACGCTGCCGAAGGCGGACAATTGTCAGCTAAGTGCGAACCAATCACACATTTTTAATATGCAACATCAGCCGTACAGCGAGCACCAACCTGAGCAACTAAAAGAGTTCATGTCCGTGTATCAGCACCAGCTGTTGAAGCACGAGAATCACCATCCGAAACCACAACAGCAGATGATCACCGATGCTGGACAGCAACAGAAGTCGCAACAGTTAGCGGCCGATAAACAACTgcttccgttggccaccgaaagcgccCATCAGAAACCATCGATCCCGGTAGAAATTGAGGAGCAACGCGCACACAGCATCCAGAGAGATGTGTATTACAAAACTTCTGCCTTAAGACAGCTGATTGTAGCTTCGATTGAATTGATCAAATTGCTCCCTGAGGAGCAGTCGGAATATTTACAACTTTTGTTAACTCCTCGAATTCAGGAGGCATTTCGTTACGTTGAAGATAAGTAA